The Alphaproteobacteria bacterium genome has a segment encoding these proteins:
- a CDS encoding HlyD family type I secretion periplasmic adaptor subunit, whose translation MTSRSLTVADEWNHRLDADLSLQNLADSRHGPLTRILLVGICVMFAGLIAWASLARVDQVVSALGTVRPAGKTKMINHPDGGRVVELYVHEGDTVEAGQVLLAFDGAALEQDVIQRKSEFERLSAEIARLEAEGTHAPLTFPDEIASMRPDLVEAETRLFSARLDALATQRAEADSAVSQRNSEMATLSDRVAQLKASVAILREQEAAVGKLAEKGYFPRVRYLSLKRDLVTAEGELAQAEDAKASAISAHSEALERRQRIDRERDADVLSKLAASRGQRDQIVSQLRQSESRAGHLKIVSPVSGVVQNLAVKNVGQSIAANQSIMEIVPRGDSLVVEARVENRDIGNVRIDQPATIKVRAFDFVKFGTLRGKVEHIAPDASKEDGASGSFFLVTVRTDATELSDSARRVSIAPGMLVDVDLKVGRRTIMSYLTDRIFEATDSAFKE comes from the coding sequence ATGACAAGTCGATCTCTGACGGTCGCGGACGAGTGGAACCATCGCCTTGACGCCGATCTGTCGCTGCAAAACCTGGCGGACAGCCGGCACGGTCCGCTCACCCGTATTCTTTTGGTTGGGATTTGTGTGATGTTCGCCGGTCTAATCGCGTGGGCATCGCTCGCGCGGGTTGACCAGGTGGTGTCCGCACTCGGCACGGTGCGGCCGGCTGGCAAAACCAAAATGATCAATCATCCCGACGGCGGCCGGGTCGTGGAGCTCTATGTCCACGAAGGCGATACCGTCGAAGCCGGACAAGTTCTGCTCGCATTTGACGGTGCCGCACTCGAACAGGACGTCATTCAGCGTAAATCGGAATTTGAGCGGCTCTCGGCGGAGATCGCGCGGCTCGAGGCTGAGGGCACGCACGCACCGCTCACCTTCCCGGATGAAATCGCAAGCATGCGTCCCGACCTAGTGGAGGCCGAAACGCGCTTGTTCTCCGCGCGCTTGGATGCCCTTGCAACGCAAAGGGCGGAGGCCGACAGCGCGGTGTCACAGCGCAATTCCGAAATGGCTACGCTCTCCGACCGTGTTGCTCAGCTCAAAGCCTCCGTTGCGATCCTTCGCGAGCAGGAGGCGGCCGTCGGGAAGCTGGCCGAAAAAGGATATTTCCCGCGCGTCCGCTATCTCTCGCTCAAGCGAGACCTGGTCACCGCCGAGGGCGAACTTGCGCAGGCGGAAGACGCGAAAGCGTCCGCAATTTCCGCGCATTCCGAGGCACTCGAGCGCAGACAGCGGATCGATCGTGAGCGGGACGCGGATGTGCTATCCAAGCTTGCTGCGTCGCGTGGCCAACGCGACCAGATCGTCTCGCAGCTCCGGCAATCCGAAAGTCGTGCTGGGCACCTGAAGATCGTGTCGCCCGTGAGCGGAGTGGTTCAGAACCTCGCGGTCAAGAACGTCGGTCAGTCCATCGCTGCCAATCAGTCGATCATGGAAATCGTACCGCGCGGCGATTCACTCGTGGTCGAGGCCCGAGTCGAGAACCGTGACATCGGCAATGTCCGAATCGACCAGCCTGCGACCATCAAAGTTCGAGCCTTCGATTTCGTCAAGTTCGGTACCCTTCGCGGCAAGGTGGAACACATTGCACCGGATGCGTCCAAGGAGGACGGTGCCAGCGGGTCATTTTTCCTCGTGACCGTGCGCACGGATGCGACTGAACTATCCGACAGCGCACGGAGAGTTTCAATTGCACCCGGTATGCTCGTCGATGTCGACCTCAAAGTCGGTCGACGCACCATCATGTCGTACTTGACCGATCGAATATTCGAGGCCACGGACTCGGCGTTCAAGGAGTAG
- a CDS encoding response regulator transcription factor, with protein sequence MRNEADPDGGVKALVVALPAAVRTVLIDTNQLFREGIKLILGKLGYEMVAEAPDVESFAEKIGTNAAPDLILLRLGAITDESSAIVMLRSACPRAKIVAYADADICPSRLMRSFETGLDGYVLPDASAAVLDQSLQLVMLGEKVFPAECAIEWLTSGDNLTAIENPRPEELSQRDVEVLRFLAGGFPNKEIARALNVAEGTVKGHLKILLRKIGAGNRTQAAIWAINHGLKYETRMRGSA encoded by the coding sequence ATGAGGAATGAAGCCGATCCCGATGGGGGTGTTAAGGCGCTAGTGGTTGCACTGCCGGCCGCGGTCCGGACCGTGCTTATCGACACCAATCAGCTTTTTCGCGAGGGCATCAAGCTAATCCTCGGCAAGCTCGGCTACGAAATGGTTGCGGAAGCGCCCGACGTCGAAAGCTTCGCCGAAAAGATCGGCACCAATGCCGCGCCGGATCTTATTTTGCTGCGGCTTGGCGCGATCACCGACGAGTCGAGCGCGATCGTCATGCTACGCTCGGCCTGCCCGAGAGCAAAGATCGTCGCCTACGCCGATGCCGACATCTGTCCGTCCCGGCTTATGCGATCGTTCGAGACAGGATTGGATGGATACGTACTTCCAGATGCATCGGCTGCGGTATTGGACCAATCCCTCCAGCTCGTAATGCTCGGTGAAAAGGTATTTCCGGCTGAATGCGCGATCGAATGGCTGACGAGCGGTGACAACCTCACGGCAATCGAGAACCCGCGGCCCGAAGAGCTTTCACAACGAGACGTTGAGGTTCTTCGATTTCTCGCGGGCGGATTTCCCAACAAGGAAATCGCGCGGGCACTCAACGTGGCGGAAGGAACCGTAAAGGGTCACCTCAAAATCCTGTTGCGAAAAATAGGGGCCGGAAATCGAACTCAAGCTGCAATTTGGGCGATCAATCATGGCTTGAAGTACGAGACAAGAATGCGAGGGTCGGCTTGA
- a CDS encoding response regulator transcription factor encodes MDEQTTHSARAATPVSIENSLEPSILLVDGYDLFREGMKLLLRELGYELVIEADGIASALGCVDSMTVPDLILFGIHPGNSANLADLASLRRTFSRSRLVCYSDPKIDPVSVLESLKIGIDGYVLTDIKPRVLKQSLDLILLGAPIYPAAVAVACLDQKLRAPRSPEPAPQAPLSLREKQILLCLINGCSNKMISRELQISEATVKVHVKLLLKKLNVTNRTQAAIWAVHNGIASSETVSSRPPAGGVGSASTALGAAPASRNLVKLNLDDQRKATGSPLPNVA; translated from the coding sequence ATGGACGAGCAGACTACGCATAGCGCCCGCGCGGCCACTCCGGTCTCAATCGAGAACTCCCTAGAGCCCAGTATCTTGCTGGTTGACGGCTACGATCTATTCCGCGAAGGAATGAAACTTCTACTCCGCGAACTCGGATATGAGCTCGTCATCGAGGCCGACGGAATCGCGTCGGCGCTCGGTTGTGTCGACTCAATGACGGTACCGGATCTCATTCTGTTCGGCATTCACCCAGGCAATAGCGCCAATCTGGCTGACCTTGCCTCGCTACGGCGAACGTTCTCACGCAGCCGCCTCGTCTGCTACAGCGATCCGAAAATCGACCCCGTGAGCGTGCTCGAGTCCCTGAAGATCGGGATAGACGGATATGTGTTAACCGATATAAAGCCAAGAGTACTCAAGCAATCGCTTGATCTGATATTGCTCGGTGCTCCGATCTATCCGGCAGCCGTCGCTGTCGCGTGCCTCGACCAAAAGTTGCGCGCACCCCGTTCCCCCGAGCCAGCGCCGCAGGCGCCACTTTCGTTGCGGGAAAAGCAAATTCTCCTTTGCTTGATCAACGGATGTTCGAACAAGATGATCTCACGTGAGCTTCAAATATCGGAAGCGACGGTAAAGGTCCATGTGAAACTTCTCCTTAAGAAGCTTAACGTCACCAACCGAACGCAAGCGGCAATATGGGCCGTTCACAATGGCATCGCGTCGAGTGAGACTGTCTCGAGCCGGCCGCCGGCGGGCGGCGTGGGCTCAGCCTCGACCGCGCTGGGAGCAGCACCGGCGAGCCGAAATTTGGTCAAGCTGAACCTGGATGATCAGCGCAAGGCGACCGGATCTCCGCTCCCCAACGTGGCCTGA
- a CDS encoding helix-turn-helix transcriptional regulator, translated as MSQSTLAEAVGLTFQQVQKYERGTNRISASKLYQFGQIVGVPVAFFFEGLGAKQSAERELGVEKKDPMFKRETLELVRAVSRIRDSAARKALANLIFATARGK; from the coding sequence ATGAGCCAGTCGACTCTCGCGGAGGCAGTAGGGCTGACGTTCCAGCAGGTCCAGAAATACGAGCGCGGCACCAACCGAATCAGTGCAAGCAAGCTTTATCAGTTCGGGCAGATCGTCGGTGTGCCCGTCGCATTCTTCTTTGAGGGGCTGGGTGCCAAGCAGTCGGCGGAACGCGAACTGGGCGTCGAGAAGAAGGACCCGATGTTCAAGCGCGAGACGTTGGAACTTGTTCGCGCGGTCTCGCGCATTCGCGATTCGGCGGCGCGCAAAGCGCTCGCGAATCTCATCTTCGCGACCGCGCGCGGCAAATAG
- a CDS encoding sigma-54 dependent transcriptional regulator codes for MASDYATTIPIRAAERLDAATVARIGSARLMALLIESAQRDPVLRRRLYEILNLNEESARQLFVSQIRDAEAAKPNNLAQQANSYEANAPTPEGCDVSSGYMVGASPAMRRLFESIRRYAGSSAPVLLTGESGTGKELAARAIHERSTWSKGPFVAINCGALPQTLIASELFGYEKGAFTGAAGRKFGRIEMAEGGTVFLDEIGDLPLETQVMLLRFLQEKTIERVGGNRPILVNTRVIAATHVNLRDAVLKGRFREDLFYRLNVLTAEMPRLKDRGDDILLLAHFFLHQFSKEIGRQAPELLPDAAAAINSHPWPGNVRELIACMRRAVVMSDGQAIRAEDLGLSNAPDLVAAPDQALGKVRAEAEASLVKNTLERNRYNVKKSASELGVSRVTLYRLIQKHDIKIDRSSRGNW; via the coding sequence ATGGCCTCTGATTATGCTACGACGATCCCAATTCGGGCAGCCGAGCGGCTCGACGCCGCAACCGTTGCGCGCATCGGGTCCGCGCGGCTCATGGCGCTCCTCATCGAATCGGCCCAGCGCGATCCGGTTCTGCGCCGGCGGTTGTATGAGATACTCAATCTCAACGAGGAGTCCGCACGCCAGCTTTTCGTTTCCCAGATTCGGGATGCGGAAGCCGCCAAGCCAAACAACTTAGCACAGCAAGCAAACTCCTACGAGGCGAATGCGCCCACTCCGGAAGGATGCGACGTCTCGTCGGGCTATATGGTCGGCGCAAGCCCCGCGATGCGCCGTCTATTCGAGTCGATCCGACGTTACGCCGGATCGAGTGCGCCGGTGCTGCTCACGGGCGAAAGCGGCACGGGCAAGGAGCTCGCGGCACGCGCTATCCACGAACGATCCACCTGGAGTAAAGGGCCGTTCGTCGCGATCAACTGCGGCGCATTGCCGCAAACACTGATCGCGTCCGAACTCTTTGGCTACGAGAAGGGCGCCTTCACGGGCGCTGCCGGCCGCAAGTTCGGACGGATCGAAATGGCTGAAGGTGGAACCGTCTTCCTCGACGAAATCGGCGACCTGCCGCTTGAGACGCAAGTGATGCTGTTGCGCTTCCTTCAGGAGAAGACGATCGAGCGCGTCGGAGGCAACAGGCCCATCCTCGTCAACACGCGCGTCATTGCAGCGACCCATGTAAATTTGCGCGACGCTGTCCTCAAGGGACGATTCCGGGAGGATCTCTTCTATCGATTAAATGTGCTCACGGCGGAGATGCCCCGGCTTAAGGATCGCGGCGACGACATCCTACTGCTCGCGCATTTTTTTCTGCATCAGTTCTCAAAGGAGATCGGTCGCCAAGCGCCCGAATTGTTACCGGATGCGGCGGCGGCGATCAACTCCCATCCTTGGCCGGGGAACGTGCGAGAGCTCATTGCCTGCATGCGCCGGGCGGTCGTGATGTCCGACGGTCAAGCGATCCGGGCCGAAGATCTCGGACTTTCGAACGCGCCCGACCTCGTCGCAGCACCGGATCAAGCGCTTGGCAAGGTCCGCGCAGAGGCGGAAGCGAGCCTGGTAAAAAACACGCTTGAGCGCAATCGCTACAACGTGAAGAAATCCGCGAGCGAGCTCGGCGTATCGCGTGTCACCCTTTACCGCCTCATTCAAAAGCACGACATCAAGATCGACCGGAGCTCCAGGGGGAATTGGTAG
- a CDS encoding Crp/Fnr family transcriptional regulator, translating to MNTIAELPRTVEPMAIQTPSHAEKRKLLERHFLFGRLKAEELDNLLTYTHVQHFAAREEIFAKGSPGDRMMAVMRGRVKISSLSSEGREIVLNIISEGEIFGEIALIDGKDRTADAVAMTECDLLVLHRRDFLPFLERHADVCLHLLGILCERLRRTSEQLEDISFRHLQSRLAKVLLRLAQNAPPDSEGGLHVDLGLSQRELGTIVGGTRESINKHLQALNRSGIIELEKGAILIRDVAALERIA from the coding sequence ATGAATACGATCGCAGAACTGCCCCGAACGGTAGAGCCGATGGCGATTCAGACGCCGAGTCATGCCGAAAAACGCAAACTCCTCGAGCGACATTTCCTATTCGGCCGCTTGAAGGCCGAGGAGCTCGACAACCTGCTCACTTATACGCACGTTCAGCACTTCGCGGCCCGGGAGGAGATTTTCGCCAAAGGTTCACCGGGCGATCGGATGATGGCTGTCATGCGTGGGCGGGTGAAGATCAGCTCGCTTTCGTCCGAGGGCCGGGAAATCGTGCTCAACATCATCAGCGAGGGAGAGATATTTGGCGAGATAGCACTGATCGACGGCAAAGACCGCACGGCCGATGCGGTCGCGATGACGGAGTGCGACCTGCTCGTCCTCCACCGTCGGGACTTTCTGCCATTCCTCGAGCGGCACGCGGACGTATGCCTGCATTTGCTGGGCATTCTATGCGAGCGGCTACGACGGACGAGCGAGCAACTCGAGGACATCTCCTTCCGCCATTTGCAATCTCGCCTCGCAAAGGTATTGCTGCGGCTTGCGCAAAATGCCCCCCCGGACTCCGAGGGCGGCCTTCACGTCGATCTCGGATTGTCTCAACGAGAGTTGGGCACAATTGTCGGGGGCACCCGAGAGAGCATCAACAAACACCTCCAGGCGCTCAATCGAAGCGGGATCATCGAACTCGAAAAGGGTGCTATTCTCATTCGCGACGTTGCAGCGCTCGAGCGGATCGCATAG
- a CDS encoding cell wall hydrolase: MQRILAGVTVGFALLVSGPAHEAVSYQAPAYQLTHTFSGKLAGLDQQELRCLAMNVYFEARGEEPEGQLAVAHVTLNRLRDAHFPKTVCKVVYQSGAFSWTSDRSNNFSDVHEEQAWHLAMLISQMALTGLTEDPTKGAVDFHATSIHPWWVADKEFIWQLGHHKFYVRPAPGTAHASYTTVPASYTRVARTAKPNAASRKPAVQLAAQPAPVDRQDKSEQIAAFTAPKNSDSDSPLPSAREFRTNEGHG; encoded by the coding sequence ATGCAGCGGATACTTGCGGGCGTAACCGTCGGATTTGCATTGCTCGTATCGGGACCAGCGCACGAAGCGGTTTCCTATCAAGCACCCGCCTATCAACTTACCCATACATTTTCGGGCAAATTGGCTGGGCTCGACCAGCAAGAGCTGCGCTGCCTGGCGATGAACGTCTATTTCGAGGCTCGTGGCGAAGAGCCCGAGGGCCAGCTTGCCGTGGCCCATGTGACTTTGAACCGCCTAAGGGACGCCCACTTCCCGAAGACGGTCTGCAAGGTTGTCTATCAGAGCGGCGCCTTTTCCTGGACATCCGATCGTTCAAACAATTTTAGCGACGTCCACGAGGAACAGGCTTGGCATCTGGCGATGTTGATCTCGCAAATGGCGCTTACGGGTTTAACGGAAGACCCGACCAAGGGTGCAGTTGATTTTCACGCGACGTCGATCCATCCCTGGTGGGTCGCCGACAAAGAATTCATTTGGCAGCTGGGCCATCATAAGTTCTATGTCCGCCCCGCACCGGGCACCGCACATGCAAGCTACACGACCGTCCCCGCAAGCTATACGAGGGTCGCTCGGACGGCGAAGCCCAACGCGGCATCGCGCAAGCCCGCCGTACAGCTGGCGGCACAGCCCGCTCCCGTCGACCGGCAGGACAAGAGCGAGCAAATCGCCGCCTTTACCGCGCCCAAGAACTCGGACAGCGACAGCCCCCTTCCGTCGGCACGGGAATTCCGCACCAACGAAGGGCACGGCTGA
- a CDS encoding response regulator transcription factor — protein sequence MNERRNGYEDRGEALVTLEQDTISTLVVSEHTLLREGMKSFLAGSRYKVCYEVSDIADALTLAAPGNVPQLIIIGANLNGSMVEPLKLLRAAFPDGRIVFYAQSEGMATADLIATFQAGIDGCLTSNASSHILRQSLELVMMGERIFPFALLKGSIPQHPETWEAAVPAQGNGISERERQVLRFLRDGHSNKLIARELKISEATVKVHVKMLLKKIGAANRTQAAIWAMNHLQSEESA from the coding sequence ATGAATGAAAGGCGCAACGGTTACGAAGACCGTGGCGAAGCATTGGTGACTTTGGAACAGGATACGATCTCGACCCTAGTCGTCAGCGAGCATACCCTGCTGCGCGAGGGTATGAAGTCCTTCTTGGCAGGGTCGCGCTACAAAGTCTGCTATGAAGTCAGCGATATCGCTGATGCCCTGACCCTCGCTGCGCCGGGTAACGTTCCGCAGCTCATAATCATTGGCGCCAATCTCAACGGCAGCATGGTCGAACCGTTGAAGCTATTGCGGGCCGCCTTTCCCGACGGCCGGATCGTGTTCTACGCCCAGTCCGAAGGTATGGCCACAGCCGACCTGATTGCGACCTTCCAGGCGGGCATCGACGGTTGTCTCACGTCGAATGCCTCATCCCACATTCTGCGCCAATCCCTCGAGCTCGTCATGATGGGCGAGCGCATCTTTCCCTTCGCATTGCTCAAGGGTAGCATTCCACAACACCCCGAGACCTGGGAGGCGGCGGTGCCCGCACAGGGAAACGGGATCTCGGAGCGTGAGCGCCAGGTCCTGCGATTCCTGCGCGACGGCCACTCAAACAAGTTGATCGCGCGGGAGTTGAAAATTTCGGAAGCGACCGTCAAGGTGCACGTCAAAATGCTGCTCAAGAAAATCGGCGCCGCCAATCGCACGCAAGCGGCGATCTGGGCGATGAACCATCTTCAATCCGAAGAATCGGCCTGA
- a CDS encoding adenylate/guanylate cyclase domain-containing protein — MNAPRTARGRLRKLVPIWLVLGLLLGLPIAVWLDLRDLSEASLQRQARDLNSIITSVRSYYANNVVSRVLTAPGGVRVVHNYEAIPGAIPIPATLSLELGDVVKAQQSNVTYRFISDYPFEGRAPHEMDAFERDALATLRADSEQLLYDVSASGLSDRVRVVAPIIMGSTCVDCHNSHPASPKRDWKIGDVRGIQEIVITQPIAANIFSFKYLLIYFVAAAAIGFGFIFNQSRQAAVIERINNELAAANDFLTSISTKISRYLSPQIYRRIFSGEADVTIHTERKKLTIFFSDIKDFTAATERLQPEESTRMLNEYFTEMSVIAIKHGGTIDKFIGDAIVIFFGDPDTRGTQEDARSCLRMAVEMQRRLAKLNSDWRDRGVEQPFRVRMGISTGFCNVGNFGSADRMDYTIHGSEANLAARLQSIAEPGQIVMSYETYALVREIVVAHPLPALTMKGIGREVVPYIVEGMLDRTGQTVRVFSEHSAGLDFYLDPHAIDEREAERIRMVLQDALSSLADRPAPGHARASSP; from the coding sequence ATGAACGCTCCTCGCACGGCGCGCGGGCGATTGCGCAAGCTTGTGCCCATATGGCTTGTCCTCGGCCTGCTGTTGGGATTGCCGATCGCCGTGTGGCTCGATCTGCGCGATCTTTCCGAGGCATCGCTGCAGCGCCAAGCCCGCGACTTGAATTCGATCATCACGAGTGTGCGAAGTTACTACGCGAACAACGTTGTCAGCCGGGTTCTCACAGCACCCGGCGGCGTTCGGGTCGTGCACAACTATGAGGCTATTCCGGGCGCCATCCCCATTCCTGCAACGCTATCGCTCGAACTCGGCGATGTGGTCAAGGCGCAGCAATCGAATGTAACGTACAGATTCATATCCGACTATCCTTTCGAAGGCCGAGCGCCGCATGAGATGGACGCGTTCGAGCGCGATGCGCTTGCCACCCTTCGCGCTGATTCGGAACAGTTGCTGTACGATGTATCGGCCTCGGGATTGAGCGACCGCGTCCGGGTCGTCGCACCCATCATCATGGGCAGCACCTGTGTCGACTGCCACAACTCCCACCCCGCCAGCCCGAAGCGCGATTGGAAAATCGGCGATGTCCGCGGGATTCAGGAGATAGTGATCACCCAGCCGATCGCTGCGAACATCTTTTCCTTCAAATATCTCCTGATTTACTTCGTTGCCGCTGCCGCAATCGGGTTCGGGTTCATCTTCAATCAGTCGCGGCAGGCCGCCGTCATCGAGCGGATCAACAACGAGCTCGCCGCGGCGAACGATTTCTTGACGTCGATTTCAACAAAGATTTCGCGCTATCTCTCACCGCAAATCTATCGAAGGATCTTCAGCGGCGAAGCAGACGTCACGATTCACACTGAACGCAAGAAACTCACGATCTTTTTTTCGGATATCAAGGATTTCACGGCGGCGACCGAGCGCTTGCAGCCCGAAGAATCGACGCGAATGCTAAATGAGTACTTTACGGAGATGTCTGTCATCGCCATCAAGCATGGCGGAACAATCGACAAATTCATAGGCGACGCGATCGTGATCTTCTTTGGCGATCCCGATACTCGTGGAACGCAGGAGGATGCGAGGTCGTGCCTTCGAATGGCCGTTGAAATGCAGCGCCGTCTCGCCAAGCTGAATTCGGATTGGCGCGACCGCGGTGTGGAGCAACCGTTCCGCGTTCGAATGGGTATCAGCACGGGCTTCTGCAATGTTGGGAATTTCGGCAGTGCCGACCGGATGGATTATACCATCCACGGATCCGAAGCCAACTTGGCGGCACGCCTGCAATCGATCGCCGAACCCGGCCAGATCGTCATGAGCTACGAGACCTATGCGCTCGTACGGGAAATCGTCGTTGCCCATCCCTTGCCCGCACTGACGATGAAGGGCATCGGCCGTGAGGTCGTTCCCTACATCGTCGAAGGTATGTTGGATCGGACCGGCCAAACAGTCCGGGTGTTTAGCGAGCATTCGGCCGGTCTGGATTTTTATCTCGATCCGCACGCCATCGACGAGCGCGAAGCCGAGCGCATCCGCATGGTGTTGCAAGATGCCTTGTCCAGCTTGGCCGACCGACCCGCACCGGGGCATGCGCGCGCGAGTTCGCCTTAG
- a CDS encoding peptidase domain-containing ABC transporter, translating into MSYSGEFPWGRPVTSQTIELRPVGVHAGRSEERKELGDSKQPRRVGQVRNKELFYFLMQLARQFDKPVSASELMALAGSRDESLNFDEFTTAAHRLGLTLIAQRLTAKTLRSNSLPMIVLHSGTSDAVLILSRQENGLRILDPSSKSTRVLSIAEVKAIGDQILSVKATEPFNWANLVRGATRHALWQLVSASLFLNLFALTPPLFMMTVYNKVIAHNALDTLDILVLGMVLVYSLEALLRGLRSYVASHAGTKLDALLSKEVAHRILNTSFNELRTTSTGLIREKFGQLDVIQQFFTSQMPLVLVDAAFIFVFVTALFFISTTLATVTILAMPVPVIFSIFFYRAQKRLNEQKFGVSAARSTLLSEAVARATTIKGLALEPEIERRLANKLAAGAVTSLKAARSANAINVASVAIQQVAHLAIIFLGARLVMSGELSFGALIAASLLAARALAPLRQCVSAIQQFHDVRTAFSQLDGIVSTGDRAVAGRLQMPPVLESVKFEAATFGYGDGVAKALDEVSLEIAAGQIVGVTGRPGCGKSTLVKLVCGLLRPNAGRVLVNGTDLSHFSGSAWRGGIGFVPQEIELFAGTIRENIGLAVPDAPFEHIVAAARFALAHEFIQDLPLGYETLLTENGLELSAGQRQQICIARAVLRDPRVLILDEATSALDRDTEMRLMSNIRQRAAGRVIVVVSHRPIPLMCADLIVYMADGRIANVERVGRQTALVRANG; encoded by the coding sequence ATGTCGTATAGCGGCGAATTTCCTTGGGGAAGGCCAGTTACGTCCCAAACGATCGAGCTCCGCCCAGTTGGGGTGCATGCCGGGCGATCCGAGGAGCGAAAGGAGCTTGGTGACTCAAAACAACCAAGGCGAGTTGGCCAGGTGCGGAATAAGGAGCTCTTTTATTTCTTGATGCAATTGGCACGGCAATTCGATAAACCGGTCAGTGCGTCGGAGCTCATGGCACTTGCTGGATCTCGTGACGAATCGCTCAATTTCGACGAATTTACCACGGCGGCGCACCGTCTTGGCTTGACACTGATAGCCCAGCGTCTGACAGCGAAGACGTTGCGGTCGAACTCCCTGCCGATGATCGTACTGCATTCCGGCACATCCGATGCCGTGCTGATCCTGTCGCGACAGGAAAATGGGCTGCGCATCCTCGATCCGTCGTCCAAGTCCACGCGCGTGCTGTCTATCGCCGAGGTCAAGGCCATCGGCGACCAGATCCTTTCTGTCAAGGCCACCGAGCCGTTCAACTGGGCCAATCTCGTTCGTGGCGCTACGCGGCACGCACTTTGGCAACTTGTCTCCGCGTCGCTCTTTCTCAATCTCTTCGCGCTCACGCCCCCGCTTTTTATGATGACCGTCTACAACAAGGTCATCGCGCACAATGCTCTCGACACGCTCGACATTCTCGTTCTGGGCATGGTTCTCGTGTATTCGCTCGAGGCGCTTTTGCGCGGACTGCGCAGTTACGTGGCGAGCCATGCCGGCACGAAACTCGACGCGTTGTTGAGCAAAGAGGTCGCACATCGCATTCTCAACACCTCCTTCAATGAACTTCGAACGACCTCGACTGGTTTAATTCGCGAAAAATTCGGCCAACTCGACGTCATCCAGCAATTCTTTACGAGCCAGATGCCGCTCGTCCTCGTAGACGCGGCGTTCATATTCGTCTTCGTGACTGCTCTCTTCTTCATAAGCACGACACTCGCGACAGTGACAATCCTGGCGATGCCGGTACCGGTGATATTTTCGATTTTTTTCTATCGCGCGCAGAAGCGGCTGAATGAACAAAAGTTTGGGGTCAGCGCTGCTCGCTCCACTCTGCTTTCCGAGGCGGTGGCGCGCGCGACGACGATTAAGGGTCTGGCACTCGAGCCGGAAATCGAGCGGAGACTTGCCAATAAACTTGCGGCCGGTGCGGTTACAAGCCTCAAGGCGGCGCGGTCTGCAAACGCCATAAACGTTGCATCCGTCGCAATACAGCAAGTTGCGCATCTTGCGATTATCTTCCTGGGTGCGCGACTCGTTATGTCGGGCGAGCTCAGTTTTGGCGCATTGATTGCGGCGAGCCTGCTCGCGGCGCGGGCACTCGCCCCGCTCCGTCAATGCGTGTCGGCGATACAGCAATTCCACGACGTGCGTACCGCATTCTCCCAACTCGACGGCATTGTCTCCACAGGCGATAGGGCCGTAGCCGGGCGCTTGCAAATGCCCCCGGTTCTCGAATCGGTGAAATTTGAGGCGGCCACATTCGGCTACGGCGACGGTGTCGCCAAGGCGCTCGACGAGGTCTCGCTCGAAATCGCTGCTGGTCAGATCGTCGGAGTCACGGGGCGGCCAGGATGCGGAAAAAGCACCCTCGTGAAATTGGTTTGTGGGCTCTTGCGGCCGAACGCAGGGCGCGTCCTCGTCAATGGCACCGACTTAAGCCACTTCTCCGGGTCGGCTTGGCGCGGAGGGATTGGCTTCGTCCCCCAGGAAATAGAGTTATTCGCCGGTACGATCAGGGAAAATATCGGCTTAGCCGTGCCGGACGCTCCTTTTGAGCACATCGTCGCGGCGGCGCGATTTGCGCTCGCGCATGAGTTCATCCAGGACCTCCCGCTCGGCTACGAAACGTTGCTTACCGAGAACGGCTTGGAGCTTTCGGCCGGTCAGCGCCAACAGATTTGTATTGCGCGCGCCGTGCTTCGCGATCCAAGGGTCCTGATTCTGGATGAGGCGACCAGCGCGCTCGACCGCGATACCGAGATGCGGCTTATGTCCAATATCCGCCAACGAGCGGCCGGCCGGGTGATCGTCGTCGTTTCTCATCGTCCGATACCGCTCATGTGCGCCGACCTCATCGTCTACATGGCCGACGGCCGGATCGCGAACGTCGAACGGGTCGGCCGGCAAACGGCGCTGGTTCGCGCAAACGGATGA